The Impatiens glandulifera unplaced genomic scaffold, dImpGla2.1, whole genome shotgun sequence genome includes the window ctctctctttcttttgctcttatttcttgcaaaagaagatttctccccttttatattactcccaaataagtgaatcaaGTGGGGGCCCAAATGGACATATTTGCTGGgcttttcctcattgaccaagGAAAACAAAACCCAACACTCTACTGCCTCATCGCTAAATCTGGAATTCAACtcttcttgttgaaaatctaTCACTGAATTGAAGATAGTGAAATGATAGTGTTGTTGAATTGTCAACGAATCTTTTTGTTGACATGAACGTCTTGTTGCACTTTTGTATGAAGCATTCAGATCCGGAATTTCAATGTCATGTTGTGTGCAAACCATTTGCACGTATTCTAGGAGATGATCAAATCCTTCTTCTCTAAAATTGAAAAGTAGTGCTTTAGTAGTTGATACTAGATCCATGGCATTTATAAtatcaagagatttgttttACAAAGCTTGACAAAGCAGGTTTGTAATTCCCATAATTTTTTGCATCATATAAAGTgtgaaaacaaattcaaaagatCTCAAACTTATCAAACAACCACATGCTTCTCCACGTAAAGAACTAGACGATCCTTCTTCCACAATACTTTCAAGAACAGAAATAGTTGCACCAAACATATCAATTAAACTGCAAATAGATTCAAAATGAGAGCTCCATCGAGTTGATCCACTACGATGTAATTTACCAATTTGATTCATTCCTTTACCAGTATCCCGTTCACCCGAAGTAATCATACGATCAATTTCAATAGTTTGAACAGAATGTAACTCAGAATGCCATTTGGAGGAACAACCAATAAGATTAATAATGGtggataattttgaaaaaatagcCAAACAGAAATCTCTTTTGTAGAAGCTCCAACTAATGCTAATTGCAACCTATGAGCAAAGCAATGTATATAATATGCATATGGACACTCTCGAAGAAATAGAGCTTGAAGTCCATTCCAAGCACCAGACATGTTACTAGCACCGTCGTACCCTTGCCCTCTCATATTGGTGACATTCAAATTATGTCGAGAAAGAACATCTGATATGCTCTTCTTTAATGTTGAAGCAGTAGTATTTGGAACATTAACAATATCAAAGAAACGCTCTTGTAATATACCCAAACAATCAacaaatctcaaaataattgacACCTGCTCTTTATTTGAAATATCTTTAgcttcatcaactaaaatacagAACTTCGCATCTTCAATTTCTTCACGTATTTTTTTCCTTACTTTATTtgcaaaaatatgcaaaatttCTTTCTGAATAGTTGGTGAAGTATATGTTGCATTTCTTGGAGCTTTTTCTAATACTATATCACCAATATTAACATTCAATCGACCCATAAGTTTTATCATCTCTATAAAATTACCACGATttttagaagatgaagattcATCATGACCTCTAAATGCACAAGCTTGTAAACTAAGCCATCGAATACTCTCAATTGTCGTCTTAAGTCGTAATCGATTTTTCTGAACTTCATCTAAACTTTGGGCATTCAATATGTTGTCAATATGTCCCCTTACTTTCATCAAATCTTCAACATATTTCACTGAATTACTATGTGAGGAAGTAGAACCTCCCACGTGAATTAAAAGTGGACATTTAACTCCATCGTTAACCCTTTTCCAGTTATTAAATCCATCAATAGTGAATGAAGGATTAATAGGTGATTTCTTTTGGAAAAGAAAACAAGGAAAACAGAATATTAAATCCTTTGATGAAGAATACTCTATCCAAGGAAACTTTTCAAACCACGAGTATTGAAATCTACGATACTGAGTTTGTGATCCAAACTTAGTTCTTGGATACTCATCTAACTTAGGTTGATACAGACCCATTCTAATATAAGACCGCCTAATTTCATCTTGTTGATTTATTGGATGTTGCCATATAGGAATCCGAATTGCGGGATCTCGTTCAAGATTATTAAGATCAATTTCAACCCTTGgaaaatttaaaacaggttgTTCTTCTTCCGTATTAGATGCATAAGATTGAAGATTTACCTCGTTAACCGTAGATGTAGAt containing:
- the LOC124918010 gene encoding zinc finger MYM-type protein 1-like — its product is MDNERSKKRKTLLSFFKYKENSSTSTVNEVNLQSYASNTEEEQPVLNFPRVEIDLNNLERDPAIRIPIWQHPINQQDEIRRSYIRMGLYQPKLDEYPRTKFGSQTQYRRFQYSWFEKFPWIEYSSSKDLIFCFPCFLFQKKSPINPSFTIDGFNNWKRVNDGVKCPLLIHVGGSTSSHSNSVKYVEDLMKVRGHIDNILNAQSLDEVQKNRLRLKTTIESIRWLSLQACAFRGHDESSSSKNRGNFIEMIKLMGRLNVNIGDIVLEKAPRNATYTSPTIQKEILHIFANKVRKKIREEIEDAKFCILVDEAKDISNKEQVSIILRFVDCLGILQERFFDIVNVPNTTASTLKKSISDVLSRHNLNVTNMRGQGYDGASNMSGAWNGLQALFLRECPYAYYIHCFAHRLQLALVGASTKEISVWLFFQNYPPLLILLVVPPNGILSYILFKLLKLIV